One window of the Passer domesticus isolate bPasDom1 chromosome 14, bPasDom1.hap1, whole genome shotgun sequence genome contains the following:
- the TMED3 gene encoding transmembrane emp24 domain-containing protein 3: MPGAVRTLCLAALLGALGAGGTELTLELPDSAQRCFHQELESGVKITLDYQVISGGHYDVDCYVEDPNGKTIYQETKKQYDSFSHHTEVKGVYTFCFSNEFSTFSHKIVYFDFQVGDEPPILPDMNNRVTALTQLESACVTIHEMLKAVIDSQTHYRLREAQDRSRAEELNGRVSYWSVGETLILFVVSIGQVMLLKSFFTEKRPSSGGAGT; encoded by the exons ATGCCGGGCGCGGTGCGGACGCTGTGCCTGGCCGCGCTGCTGGGCGCGCTGGGGGCCGGCGGCACGGAGCTGACGCTGGAGCTGCCCGACAGCGCCCAGCGCTGCTTCCACCAGGAGCTGGAGAGCGGCGTCAAGATCACCCTCGACTACCAG GTGATCAGCGGAGGACACTATGATGTGGACTGCTACGTGGAGGACCCCAACGGCAAGACCATCTACCAGGAGACCAAGAAGCAGTATGACAGCTTCTCGCACCACACCGAGGTCAAGGGTGTCTACACCTTCTGCTTCAGCAACGAGTTCTCTACCTTCTCCCACAAGATTGTCTACTTCGACTTCCAGGTGGGCGACGAGCCTCCCATCCTGCCCGACATGAACAACCGCGTCACTGCCCTGACACAG CTGGAATCCGCCTGTGTCACCATCCACGAGATGCTGAAGGCGGTGATCGACTCCCAGACCCACTACCGGCTGCGGGAGGCGCAGGACCGCAGCAGGGCCGAGGAGCTCAACGGGCGCGTCTCCTACTGGTCGGTGGGGGAAACCCTCATCCTCTTCGTGGTCAGCATCGGCCAGGTGATGCTGCTCAAGAGCTTCTTCACCGAGAAGAGACCCAGCAGCGGCGGAGCTGGCACCTAG
- the LOC135280652 gene encoding gonadotropin-releasing hormone II receptor-like isoform X2: MAWLGNAGQDALDAGGDHPDPGPAVGNTSAEPPGTTPPEWGCAWSPPEERGEEPPRLPTFSPAAQVRVAVTFALFALSAGCNLAVLRAVGGRGSGRRPHIRLLLRHLAAADLLLAVLVMPLDAVWNITLQWRAGDLACRLLMYLRLLAMYASAFVTVVISLDRQAAILRPLAIARARARNRAMLHAAWLLSAALAVPQLFLFHTITLRPPHNFTQCTTRGSFPRAWHETLYNMVGFACLFLLPLLIMVCCYARILLEISRRMGSGLFSSQDASLRCSRNNIPRARLRMLRMSLVIVSSFILCWTPYYLLGLWHWFCPRAMEKRISPALTHILFIFGLFNACLDPITYGLFTIPLRGGWGCPCRHGPLAQPPSPATGSFRCSASSLPPQRGAPGLRRPRGAARDPSCHSSSL; the protein is encoded by the exons atggcctGGCTGGGGAATGCCGGGCAGGACGCCCTGGACGCAG GTGGGGACCACCCAGACCCGGGCCCTGCCGTGGGAAACACCAGCGCAGAGCCCCCCGGCACGACGCCCCCGGAGTGGGGCTGCGCCTGGAGCCCCCCCGAGGAGAGGGGCGAGGAGCCCCCGCGGCTGCCCACCTTCTCGCCGGCCGCCCAGGTGCGCGTGGCCGTCACCTTCGCCCTGTTCGCCCTCTCGGCCGGCTGCAACCTGGCGGTGCTGCGGGCGGTGgggggccggggcagcggccGGCGCCCCCACATCCGCCTGCTGCTGCGGCACCTGGCCGCCGCCGACCTGCTGCTGGCCGTGCTGGTGATGCCGCTGGACGCCGTCTGGAACATCACGCTGCAGTGGCGGGCGGGCGACCTGGCCTGCCGCCTGCTCATGTACCTGCGCCTGCTGGCCATGTACGCCTCGGCCTTCGTCACCGTGGTCATCAGCCTGGACCGGCAGGCCGCCATCCTGCGCCCGCTGGCCATCGCCCGCGCCCGCGCCCGCAACCGCGCCATGCTGCACGCGGCCTGGCTCCTCAGCGCGGCGCTGGCCGTGCCGCAG CTGTTCCTGTTCCACACCATCACCCTGCGCCCCCCGCACAACTTCACCCAGTGCACCACGCGCGGCAGCTTCCCCCGGGCCTGGCACGAGACCCTCTACAACATGGTGGGCTTTGCCTGcctcttcctgctgcctctgctcatCATGGTCTGCTGCTACGCGCGCATCCTGCTGGAGATCTCCCGCCGCATGGGCTCGGGCCTCT TCTCCTCGCAGGACGCGTCGCTGCGGTGCTCCAGGAACAACATCCCGCGGGCCCGGCTGCGGATGCTGCGCATGAGCCTGGTCATCGTCTCCTCCTTCATCCTCTGCTGGACCCCCTACTACCTGCTGGGGCTCTGGCACTGGTTCTGCCCCCGCGCCATGGAGAAGAGGATCTCGCCGGCCCTCACCCACATCCTCTTCATCTTTGGCCTGTTCAACGCGTGCCTGGACCCCATCACCTACGGGCTCTTCACCATCCCCCTccgggggggctgggggtgcccttGCAGGCAcggccccctggcccagcccccctccccagccaccGGCTCCTTCCGCTGCTCAGCCTCCTCGCTGCCGCCCCAGCGGGGAGCCCCGGGGCTGCGCCGGCCCCgaggggctgccagggacccctcctgccacagcagctccctgtga
- the LOC135280652 gene encoding gonadotropin-releasing hormone II receptor-like isoform X1 gives MAWLGNAGQDALDAGGDHPDPGPAVGNTSAEPPGTTPPEWGCAWSPPEERGEEPPRLPTFSPAAQVRVAVTFALFALSAGCNLAVLRAVGGRGSGRRPHIRLLLRHLAAADLLLAVLVMPLDAVWNITLQWRAGDLACRLLMYLRLLAMYASAFVTVVISLDRQAAILRPLAIARARARNRAMLHAAWLLSAALAVPQLFLFHTITLRPPHNFTQCTTRGSFPRAWHETLYNMVGFACLFLLPLLIMVCCYARILLEISRRMGSGLCECPRTRPRAQGRSCLELCRDPQPSPRARGPRPSPPSPTVSSQDASLRCSRNNIPRARLRMLRMSLVIVSSFILCWTPYYLLGLWHWFCPRAMEKRISPALTHILFIFGLFNACLDPITYGLFTIPLRGGWGCPCRHGPLAQPPSPATGSFRCSASSLPPQRGAPGLRRPRGAARDPSCHSSSL, from the exons atggcctGGCTGGGGAATGCCGGGCAGGACGCCCTGGACGCAG GTGGGGACCACCCAGACCCGGGCCCTGCCGTGGGAAACACCAGCGCAGAGCCCCCCGGCACGACGCCCCCGGAGTGGGGCTGCGCCTGGAGCCCCCCCGAGGAGAGGGGCGAGGAGCCCCCGCGGCTGCCCACCTTCTCGCCGGCCGCCCAGGTGCGCGTGGCCGTCACCTTCGCCCTGTTCGCCCTCTCGGCCGGCTGCAACCTGGCGGTGCTGCGGGCGGTGgggggccggggcagcggccGGCGCCCCCACATCCGCCTGCTGCTGCGGCACCTGGCCGCCGCCGACCTGCTGCTGGCCGTGCTGGTGATGCCGCTGGACGCCGTCTGGAACATCACGCTGCAGTGGCGGGCGGGCGACCTGGCCTGCCGCCTGCTCATGTACCTGCGCCTGCTGGCCATGTACGCCTCGGCCTTCGTCACCGTGGTCATCAGCCTGGACCGGCAGGCCGCCATCCTGCGCCCGCTGGCCATCGCCCGCGCCCGCGCCCGCAACCGCGCCATGCTGCACGCGGCCTGGCTCCTCAGCGCGGCGCTGGCCGTGCCGCAG CTGTTCCTGTTCCACACCATCACCCTGCGCCCCCCGCACAACTTCACCCAGTGCACCACGCGCGGCAGCTTCCCCCGGGCCTGGCACGAGACCCTCTACAACATGGTGGGCTTTGCCTGcctcttcctgctgcctctgctcatCATGGTCTGCTGCTACGCGCGCATCCTGCTGGAGATCTCCCGCCGCATGGGCTCGGGCCTCTGTGAGTGCCCACGGACACGGCCCCGTGCccagggcaggtcctgcctggagctctgtagggacccccagccctcccccaGGGCACGGGGCCCCCGTCCCAGCCCCCCTTCCCCCACAGTCTCCTCGCAGGACGCGTCGCTGCGGTGCTCCAGGAACAACATCCCGCGGGCCCGGCTGCGGATGCTGCGCATGAGCCTGGTCATCGTCTCCTCCTTCATCCTCTGCTGGACCCCCTACTACCTGCTGGGGCTCTGGCACTGGTTCTGCCCCCGCGCCATGGAGAAGAGGATCTCGCCGGCCCTCACCCACATCCTCTTCATCTTTGGCCTGTTCAACGCGTGCCTGGACCCCATCACCTACGGGCTCTTCACCATCCCCCTccgggggggctgggggtgcccttGCAGGCAcggccccctggcccagcccccctccccagccaccGGCTCCTTCCGCTGCTCAGCCTCCTCGCTGCCGCCCCAGCGGGGAGCCCCGGGGCTGCGCCGGCCCCgaggggctgccagggacccctcctgccacagcagctccctgtga
- the LOC135280681 gene encoding mesoderm posterior protein 1-like, translating to MAHGRTLPAAPPARRAERGAPDPPGYSSSSPAASPDSCGLASPAARGPCRGHAAPRPRGRKGPRGGGAAGVPRQSASEREKLRMRRLAQALLRLRHYLPPALAPAGQTLTKIETLRLATRYIAHLSALLGLGRGAPAPRHCPLCPRGLGCCQDTEPRDASPPGAAGWGSPAVAGMPPELHGAPGLGTAWGSPLCSPAAGTAQEVLGGPELALETWGSPPYTPAAGTLPDALGGPNIRMETWGSPSYIPATRTPPEVLGVPNIQTETWGPPPYVAAMGTSSELNKAVTSPASPWLTPPHSAGAVAPPDLPGDVLDSGLVLSEFVGTGTVTQDLSADLLSLLEALFPAQPRH from the exons atGGCCCACGGCCGCACGctgcccgccgccccgccggcccgCCGCGCCGAGCGCGGAGCCCCGGACCCGCCGGGCTACAGCAGCAGCTCGCCCGCGGCATCGCCCGACTCCTGCGGGCTCGCGTCCCCCGCCGCTCGGGGGCCCTGCCGCGGGcacgccgccccccgccccaggggcaggaaggggccgcggggcggcggggcggcgggggtCCCGCGGCAGAGCGCCAGCGAGCGGGAGAAGCTGCGGATGCGGCGGCTGGCGCAGGCCCTGCTGCGGCTGCGGCACTACCTGCCGCCCGCGCTGGCGCCCGCCGGACAGACCCTCACCAAGATCGAGACCCTGCGCCTCGCCACCCGCTACATCGCCCACCTCTCCGCCCTGCTGGGGCTCGGCCGCGGCGCGCCGGCCCCCCGacactgtcccctgtgtccccggGGCCTGGGGTGCTGCCAGGACACGGAGCCCCGCGATGCTTCGCCGCCCGGCGCCGCGGGCTGGGGCTCACCCGCCGTGGCGGGGATGCCCCCGGAGCTGCACGGGGCCCCCGGCTTGGGGACGGCCTGGGGGtcccctctctgcagccctgctgcggGCACTGCCCAGGAGGTGCTCGGGGGTCCGGAGCTGGCGTTAGAGACCTGGGGGTCACCCCCCTAcacccctgctgcagggacccTCCCAGATGCACTTGGGGGTCCCAACATCAGAATGGAGACCTGGGGGTCTCCCTCCTACATCCCTGCAACCAGGACCCCTCCAGAGGTTCTTGGGGTTCCCAACATCCAGACGGAGACCTGGGGGCCACCCCCCTACGTGGCTGCCATGGGGACCTCCTCAGAGCTGAACAAGGCCGTCACCTCCCCTGCGTCACCCTGGCTGACCCCTCCCCActctgcaggggctgtggcCCCCCCGGATCTCCCTGGTGATGTCCTGGACTCGGGACTGGTGCTGTCAGAGTTCGTGGGCACAGGGACCGTCACCCAG GATCTCTCTGCGgacctgctctccctgctggaggccctgttcccagcacagccccggcACTGA
- the ANPEP gene encoding aminopeptidase N yields the protein MAGGFFISKTVGIVAIVLGLGAVATIIALSVVYAQEKNKGTSDVGSNTTASPDTSTTTPAPNNPWNRWRLPTTLKPEFYEVSLQPFLKPDANNMYIFKGNSSVVFLCEEATNLILIHSKKLSYTMQGSFHATLKAEGGGSAPAISSTWLENTTQYLVVQLEAPLQQGQRYRLSSNFTGELADDLAGFYRSEYTDESGIKQVVATTQMQAADARKAFPCFDEPAMKANFSVTLIHPSGYKAISNMPAKNTSELEIDGEIWNVTEFYTTPRMSTYLLAFIVSQFTSVDNSSEGTLIRIWGRPKAIDEGQGDYALKVTGPILSFFEKHYNTAYPLPKSDQVGLPDFNAGAMENWGLVTYRENSLLFDANYSSIGNKERVVTVIAHELAHQWFGNLVTLRWWNDLWLNEGFASYVEYLGADSAEPDWNIKDLMVLNELHTVMATDALASSHPLSFREDEINTSAQISEVFDTIAYSKGASVLRMLSSFLSEDIFKEGLQSYLHTFSYSNTIYTDLWVHLQQAVDKNGVQLPDTISNIMDRWTLQMGFPVVTVDTRSGTVSQTHFLLDPTSPVDRPSVFNYTWIVPITWMTGSGRGNSTYWLTQVTATNSNFSLNTPDWLLLNLNVTGYFRVNYNQENWDQLLKQLDTNHTVFPLINRAQIIDDAFNLARAKYINVTLALDTTRFLSQETEYMPWQAALTNLKYFQQMFDRSEVFGAMSKYINKQVTPLFEHYQKLTNNWTNILSDYPLMVQYNEANAISTACSFGVTACQNLAIDYLRQWQNSTTNPVPPNLRSAIYCSMVATGGEDAWDFLWQKFTEAHVVSEADKLRTALSCSPHPWILNRYLQYTLDPAKIRKQDATSTINSIASNVVGQPLAWDFIRGNWRTLFTQYGGGSFSFSRLILSVTQRFSSEFELQQLEQFKKDNEDIGFGSGTRALEQALEQTRANIKWVEENRATVLAWFENETKSG from the exons ATGGCAGGCGGCTTCTTCATCAGCAAGACCGTGGGCATCGTGGCCATCGTGCTGGGCCTGGGGGCTGTGGCCACCATCATTGCACTCTCGGTGGTGTACGCCCAGGAAAAGAACAAGGGGACATCAGATGTGGGCAGCAACACCACGGCCAGCCCCGACACCAGCACCACCACCCCTGCCCCCAACAACCCCTGGAACCGGTGGAGGTTGCCGACCACGCTGAAGCCGGAGTTCTAcgaggtgtccctgcagcccttcctgAAGCCCGATGCCAACAACATGTACATCTTCAAGGGCAACAGCAGCGTGGTCTTCTTGTGTGAGGAAGCGACCAACCTCATCCTCATCCACAGCAAGAAACTGAGCTACACCATGCAGGGCTCCTTCCATGCCACCTTGAAGGCAGAGGGTGGTGGCAGTGCCCCTGCCATCTCCAGCACCTGGCTGGAGAATACCACCCAGTACCTGgtggtgcagctggaggctcccctgcagcagggccagcggTACCGGCTGTCCAGCAACTTCACCGGGGAGCTGGCCGATGACCTGGCTGGCTTCTATCGCAGCGAATACACAGACGAGTCAGGCATCAA GCAGGTGGTGGCCACCACGCAGATGCAGGCGGCTGATGCACGCAAAGCTTTCCCCTGCTTCGACGAGCCAGCCATGAAAGCCAACTTCTCAGTGACGCTGATCCACCCCTCTGGCTACAAGGCCATTTCCAACATGCCTGCCAAAA ACACCAGCGAGCTGGAGATTGATGGAGAAATCTGGAATGTCACTGAGTTTTACACCACTCCCCGGATGTCCACGTACCTTCTGGCATTCATCGTCAGCCAGTTCACCTCCGTGGACAACAGCTCGGAGGGAACACTG ATTCGCATCTGGGGCCGCCCCAAAGCCATCGATGAGGGCCAGGGTGACTACGCACTCAAGGTCACTGGCCCCATCCTCAGCTTCTTTGAGAAGCATTACAACACGGCCTACCCGCTCCCGAAGTCCG ACCAGGTTGGCCTCCCCGATTTCAATGCGGGCGCGATGGagaactgggggctggtgaccTACCGGGAGAACTCGCTGCTCTTTGACGCTAACTACTCCTCCATCGGCAACAAGGAGCGGGTGGTGACCGTCATCGCCCACGAGCTGGCACACCAG tGGTTTGGGAATTTGGTGACGCTGCGGTGGTGGAACGACCTGTGGCTGAACGAGGGCTTCGCCTCGTACGTGGAGTACCTGGGTGCTGACTCTGCTGAGCCCGACTGGAACATT AAAGACCTGATGGTGCTGAACGAGCTGCATACGGTGATGGCCACAGACGCCCTGGCCAGCTCCCACCCGCTCTCCTTCCGCGAGGACGAGATCAACACCTCAGCCCAGATCAGTGAAGTCTTCGACACCATCGCCTACAGCAAG ggagcaTCGGTGCTGCGGATGCTCTCGAGCTTCCTTAGTGAGGACATCTTCaaggaggggctgcag TCCTACCTCCACACCTTCTCCTACAGCAACACCATCTACACTGACCTCTGGGTCCATCTGCAACAG GCGGTGGACAAGAACGGAGTCCAGCTGCCTGACACTATCAGCAACATCATGGACCGCTGGACGCTGCAGATGGGCTTCCCTGTGGTGACTGTTGACACCCGCAGCGGCACCGTCAGCCAGACCCATTTCCTGCTGGACCCCACATCTCCTGTGGACAGACCCTCTGTTTTCAA CTACACCTGGATTGTCCCCATCACCTGGATGACAGGCAGTGGCCGGGGGAACAGCACCTACTGGCTGACCCAAGTCACAG CCACCAACAGCAACTTCAGCCTCAACACCCCCGACTGGCTCCTGCTGAACCTCAATGTCACTGGGTACTTCCGTGTCAATTACAACCAGGAGAACTGGGATCAGCTCCTCAAGCAGCTTGACACTAACCACACG GTCTTCCCTCTGATCAACCGTGCCCAGATCATTGACGATGCCTttaacctggccag GGCCAAGTACATCAATGTGACCTTGGCTCTGGACACGACACGGTTCCTGAGCCAGGAGACAGAATACatgccctggcaggcagcactcACCAACCTCAAGTACTTCCAGCAGATGTTTGACCGCAGCGAGGTCTTTGGGGCCATGTCG AAATACATAAACAAGCAGGTGACCCCTCTCTTCGAGCACTACCAGAAGCTCACCAATAACTGGACGAATATCCTCAGTGACTACCCACTGATGGTGCA GTACAACGAGGCCAATGCCATCAGCACCGCTTGCTCCTTCGGTGTCACCGCTTGCCAGAATTTGGCCATCGACTACTTGCGCCAGTGGCAGAATAGCACCACCAACCC GGTCCCCCCGAACCTGCGCTCAGCCATCTACTGCAGCATGGTGGCCACGGGCGGGGAGGATGCCTGGGATTTCCTCTGGCAGAAGTTCACGGAGGCCCACGTGGTGTCTGAGGCTGACAAGCTCCGCACggccctctcctgcagcccgcACCCCTGGATCCTCAACCG GTACCTGCAGTACACGCTCGACCCTGCAAAGATCCGGAAGCAGGATGCCACCTCCACCATCAACAGCATTGCCAGCAACGTCgtggggcagcccctggcctGGGACTTCATCCGAGGCAACTGGAGGACGCTCTTCACCCA GTACGGGGgcggctccttctccttctcccgCCTGATTTTATCTGTGACCCAGCGCTTCTCCTCAGAGTTTGAGCTGCAACAG ctggagcagttcaAGAAGGACAACGAGGACATCGGGTTTGGGTCGGGGACGCGGGCACTGGAGCAGGCGCTGGAGCAGACCCGCGCTAACATCAAGTGGGTGGAGGAGAACCGGGCCACGGTGCTGGCCTGGTTTGAGAATGAGACCAAGAGCGGATAA
- the AP3S2 gene encoding AP-3 complex subunit sigma-2 — MINAILVFNNHGKPRLVRFYQHLAEEVQQQIIRDTFHLVLKRDDHICNFLECGSLFGGSDYKLIYRHYATLYFVFCVDSSESELGILDLIQVFVETLDKCFENVCELDLIFHMDKVHHILQEMVIGGMVLETNMNEIVAQVEAQGKLEKAEGGLSAAPSRAVSAVKNINLPEIPRNINIGDINIKVPNLSQFM; from the exons ATGATCAACGCCATCCTGGTGTTCAACAACCACGGCAAGCCGCGGCTCGTCCGCTTCTACCAGCACCTG GCAGAGGAGGTGCAGCAGCAGATCATCCGTGACACCTTCCACCTGGTGCTGAAGCGGGATGACCACATCTGCAACTTCCTGGAGTGCGGCAG cctgtTCGGCGGCTCCGACTACAAGCTGATCTACCGCCACTACGCCACGCTGTACTTCGTGTTCTGCGTGGACTCCTCGGAGAGCGAGCTGGGCATCCTGGACCTCATCCAG GTGTTTGTGGAGACGCTGGACAAGTGCTTTGAGAATGTCTGTGAGCTGGACCTCATCTTCCACATGGACAAG GTCCACCACATCCTGCAGGAGATGGTGATCGGCGGGATGGTGCTGGAGACCAACATGAACGAGATTGTGGCGCAGGTGGAGGCGCAGGGCAAGCTGGAGAAGGCAGAG ggaggcctctcagctgctccttcccgtgCCGTGTCGGCCGTGAAGAACATCAACCTGCCCGAGATCCCCCGCAACATCAACATCGGGGACATCAACATCAAAGTGCCCAATCTGTCACAGTTCATGTGA